The genomic interval ATATTGCCATAATTACGTTCAATCGCCCGGACGTGTTGAACGCCATCAATCAGCAAGTGGTCAGCGAACTGGACCAGGCTTTGGACGCGGTCGCAGCGGATCCTGAAATTAAGGCCCTCGTGCTCACCGGCGCCGGAGGCAAAGCCTTCGTAGCCGGCGCGGACATCAAGTCCATGGTTTCATTGACCCCCGTCGAGGCCAAGCGTTTCGCCGCCGCGGGCCAGGACGTCCTGTTCAAACTTCAATTCCTCCACACTCCTACGATAGCGGCCGTAAACGGCTTTGCCCTGGGTGGAGGCCTCGAGATCGCCATGAGCTGCGATTTCATCTATGCGTCGGACCGATCCAAATTCGGTCAGCCCGAGATCAATCTCGGAGTCATACCCGGTTGGGGGGGCACCCAGCGTCTGACGCGTCTTGTGGGAAAACCCATGGCCAAAGAGTTGTGCCTTACCGGCGCCGTCATCAAGGCGGATGAAGCCAAGGCCATCGGTCTCATCAACAAAGTCTTTCCCGCGGACGGCCTCATGACCGAAGTCATAAAGACGGCAAAACTGATGGCTTCCAAGGGCCGCGTGGCTCTCCGGGCGATCAAACATTCCATCGATCGTGGCTTTGACATGGACGTCAGAAACGCGATGGCGTACGAAGTGGAATCCTTTGCCACTTGTTTTTCGAGCGAGGACCAGAAGGAAGGCATGAGTGCCTTTCTTGAAAAGCGTCCCGCCGTGTTCAAAGGTACATTGTAACATACGGAGATCCCATGGATTTCGAACTCACTGAAGAACAGAAGATGGTTCAGGAGATGGCGCGTCGGTTCGCCGAGACCGAAATACGCCCGGTTGCCGCCGAGCTGGACCGGACCCATAAACACCCTGGAGAAATCTGCAGTAAATTGGGAGAGCTCAAGTTCATGGGTATTGCCGTTCCAGAGCAATACGGCGGCGGCGGCATGGACAATGTCAGCTATGTTGTGGCCCTCATCGAGATTTCGAAGGCCTGCGCATCGACGGGCGTGATCATGAGCGTGAACAATTCGCTCTACTGTTTTCCGGTTATGGCGTACGGCAGTCACGAGCAGAAGGAAAAATACCTGTATCCCGTGGCTTCCGGTGAGAAGATCGGTTGTTACGGCCTCACCGAGGCCAACGCGGGATCGGATCCGGCCAGCATGCGGACCAATGCCGAAGAGGTGTCCGACGGCTGGGTCATCAACGGGACAAAGCGGTTCATTACCAGCGGCAACGTGGCTTCCTACTGCGTGCTGGCCGCTGTTACGGACAAAGGCAAGGGATACCGGGGCATCAGCAGCTTTGTGGTAAACCTGAAGGAGATCAAAGGGTTTTCCGTGGGCAGGGTCGAGGAGAAAATGGGCATCAAAGCGTCCGGCACCGCGGAAATGATTTTTGACAATGCGTTCGTTCCCAAAGACGCTTTGCTCGGCTCAGCGGGAGGCGGCTTCAAACAGATGCTTACCACCCTTGACGGGGGGCGCGTGGGCATAGCCGCTCAGGCCATCGGCATCGGTCGAGCCGTTCTCGAGGAAGCCGTTGAATATGCCAAAACCCGCGAACAGTTCGGCAAGCCCATATCGAGCTTCCAGGCGATCCAATGGAAACTGGCGGACATGGTCACCCAGATCGATGCCGCGGAACTTCTGACCCTCAAAGCGGCCAATCTCGAGGACCAGCATAAGCCGTTCGAGAGGGCCGCGGCCATGGCAAAGATGTTCGCTTCGGATGCCGCAATGAACGCCGCCGTGGAAGGCGTTCAGATTTTAGGCGGATACGGATATTGTCAGGAATACGCGATGGAACGGCATATGCGGGACGCCAAGATCTGCCAGATCTATGAAGGCACCAACGAAATCATGAGGCTGGTCATCGCCAACACCCTGCTTAAAAGCAAATAGACCGGCGTTGCGCTGTCCGCTTCCGGGTCTTCCGGAAGGGGACAGGGCCTGCACGATTGGTTCGAGGGGTCCCTCTAGTCGGGACCCCAATCGTTAACAGGCCGTTGAAAAACGCGATCTGCGGCGTTGCGCTTCATCCCTCGTCACTGCGACGTACTCTATGTACGTCTCATTCCTCGGGATTTGCGCGCCTTGCATCTCATCGTTTTTCAACGGCCTGTGAGAACCCGGCTTTTTCAACCGGCTGTTTGGGGACTCGTGAGCCGGATTGTTTGCCAAAACGTTCGCCGCGGACATTCAACAGTAAAGGGACTACAACCGTTTTGGCGCGTTACAGAATTATAGTTGCAGAGTGCAGTGAACAGGGCGACCAAGGTCACCAAGTGGCCGGCGCGCTCCGGGATTCCGGGATCGAAGTCATTTACATGGGCGCAACCTCGGACGTCGTCGCCCTGTGCTGCGCGGCCATCCAGGAGGACGCGGACGCGGTGGTCCTGGTCCTTTCGGACGTGTCGGACGAGCGCGCCCAGGCGCTTTCGGGTTTAAAGACCTTTCAGAGCTGTGGGAATGTCCCGGATATCCCCCTGCTGGGCGTGGGTTCGTTCAAGCAGTCGGGTCCGCCCGCCGGCCTGCGCGCCGTTTTTCCGCCGGACCGGGTCCCGGACGCCCTGATTGAATGGATCAAGAAGGAAGCAAGATCGGAGAGGTAGATGAACGATCTGGTACGCCGTCTGCTCGACGGCGACGTAAGGGCCGCGGCCCGAATCATTAGAGCTATTGACGACCGCCAACCCGAGGCCCGGGATCTGCTCAAGGCCCTTTATCCGAGCACCGGCAGGGCCTATGTAATCGGTGTCACAGGCGCTCCGGGCGTGGGAAAGAGCACGCTCGTGGACCGCATGGTGGATCAGTTGCGAAAGCTAGGTAAAACGGTGGGCGTGTTGGCCGTGGATCCCACCAGCCCGTTTACCGGAGGGGCCATCCTTGGCGACCGGATCCGCATGCAGCGTCACTGCACGGACGAAGGTGTGTTCATTCGGAGCATGGCTACACGCGGTCATTTCGGAGGGTTGAGCCAATCCACACGAAGCGCGATCGATGTGTTGGACGCCATGGGTAAGGACGTCGTGCTGGTGGAAACCGTGGGAGTCGGCCAGGACGAAATCGAAGTGGTGGCCACCGCTCATACCACCATCATTACCGTAGTTCCGGGCATGGGGGACGACATCCAGGCCATCAAGGCGGGCATTCTCGAGGTGGGCGACCTGTTCGTGATCAACAAATGCGAGCGCCAGGGCGCGGACCGCACCTTGCAGGAACTGAACATGATGCTCGAGATGGAGGGCCGCCACCTTAGAGATGAAGGATGGAGGCCTCCCGTCATCAAGACCGAGGCCGTGACCAATACGGGAATAGACCGGCTCATGACCGAGATCGAAAACCACAGACGCTACCTGTATGACAACGACCGGAAAAAGCTGAACCGGCGCCTTCGTTCGAAATTCCGGACGGAACTCCTGGACCAGGTGAAGCTGGCCATCCTCGAACGGCTTCTTGGAGACATCGAGAAATCGGGCGAACTGGACCGGATGGTGGACGAACTGGTCGCACGCACATCGGATCCCTACACGGTATGCGACAGGCTCGTTCAGCAGCTCATGGATCGATAGGCTTGAGCGGAAAACGGCCTCTCGAAACGATACCGGCAATGAGGAGAACCCTTCCATGGCTAAAAAGAAATACCGACCACTGGGCGCTCGATTGAAACGGCTCCGGGAAGAAAAAGGATTGTCCCTCGAAACCTTGGCCAACGAGACGGGACTCGCCGCCGGCTTCCTGCTTGAAATTGAAAACGAGCAACGGATTCCTCCTGTGGCCGCACTGCTCAGGATATCCCGGGCGTTGGGCGTGGAAAGCGGCTATCTGCTCAGAGATGAGGAAGAGGAGGCCGCCGCCGAGATCAAGCGCAGAGAAGAGGTCCGAAAACGAACGGAAGACTACTCCTACAGCATGCTGACCTTGGATTCGGCGGACAAGCACCTCAAAGCCTTTCGCGTGATGATCGACGCCGGATCCCATCACAAAGGCGTTTCGTACCAGCACGAGGGGGAGGAGTTCATTTACGTGCTCAAAGGGGAAGTGGAAGTTTCCGTGGGCGAAAACCTGAACCACATGAGCGAAGGCGCAAGCCTGCATTTCAATTCGTCCGTTGTCCATAAGTTGCGAAATCCCGGAGACAAGGAATGCGAACTTCTAGTCGTTCTGTATACACCGTGAACCGATCCCTGTCCCGAAAGCCCGAACACAGCACGGAGGAGTTATGGCTTTGACGCTCACGGAAGAACAGCGGATGATCCAGTTACGGCGGCGCGGGAGTGGACACGGTGAGCTACGCCCTGGCCCTCACCGAGATCGCCTATGCGTGCGCATCCACGGCCGTCATCATGAGCGTCCACAATTCCATCGTGTGCGAAGCCACCCTTCGATACGGTTCCGACGAAATCAAGCAGAACTATCTCACCAGGCTCACCTCCGGAGACATCATAGGGTCTTTTGCCCTGACCGAGGCGGGGGCCGGCTCGGATCCATCCAGCCAGAAAACGTCCGCCACCAGGGACGGCGACGACTGGATTCTCAACGGATCCAAGCAGTTCATCACCACGGGCCTCAACTCCGGGATCACCATTGTCACGGTCGTAACGGACAAAAGCCGGAAACATAGAGGCATCAGCGCACTGATCGTGGACAAGGGCGCTCCGGGCTTTCGGGTAGGGAAGATCGAGGAAAAAATGGGCTTGCGGGCGTCGGATACCGCGGAGCTGATCTTCGAGGACTGCCGGGTTCCCGGAAAAAACCTGCTGGGCCGGGAAGGAGAGGGCTTCATCATTGCCATGACCACACTGGACTGCGGCCGCATCGGTATCGCCTGCCAATCCGTCGGAGTGGCGCAGGCCGCCCTGGACGCGTCGGTCCAGTACGCCAAGGAGCGGGAGCAGTTTGGACACCCCATCGCCGAATTCCAGGGACTGCGCTGGATGATGGCGGACATGGCCGTCGAGATCGAAGCGGCGCGGCTCATGGCCCTAAACGCCGCCTCTCTGAAAGATCAGGGCGTCCGGTTCTCGATCGAAGCCTCCATGGCCAAACTGTTCGCTTCGGAAATGGTCAACCGCGTAGTGTACAAAGCGGTTCAGGTGCATGGCGGCTACGGCTACATCCAGGACTTCCCGGTGGAACGATTCTACCGTGACGCGAGGGTGTTCACCATATACGAAGGCACCTCCGAAATTCAGCGCGTGGTCATCGCCAACCATCTGTTCCGATAAGCGTTTGCGGGGGAGGGGCGGCCCAAATCAATGCGCAGTTCCGGCCCCTATCGATTCCTTTGTCTTCTTTTGCGTTGGACGTAGCGTCCCGGCCGGGGAGGTTACTGGCACGGTTATGACTTAAGGGGTAGCGCCTTATGGTTGCTTCATGTGATCGGGGACGGTTTTTATCGCAGATTCCCGATCCACTCTTCCACGCGGGCTTTGATCTGATCCCTTACCCTACGGATTTTTTCCAATTTTTCCTCGTCCGTACCTTCGAATTTGGAGGGATCGTCGAACCCGCTGAAGATTCTCCTCTGGATTCCCGGAAACGTGGGACACTTGTCTTCCACTTCGTTTTCGCACACGGTAATGACGTAACTGTAGGTCCGGCCTTCTTTGAAGAACCGGAATGCGCTCTTACTTTGGCTACGGCTGATGTCGATGCCTACTTCCTTCATGGCCTGGATGACCAACGGCTGAATGGGTTTAGGCTCCAGCCCGGCGCTTTCCGCGTGAAAGCGGTCTCCGGCCAGAGCGTTCATAAAGGCTTCCGCCATCTGGCTTCGGCCTGAATTATGCGTGCAGATGAAGAGCACTCGTATCTTGTCCATGAGCATTTCCCTCGAAACGGGGTGCTGAAGTCGCGTGCAGCTGGAAGTAATTCCATCCCATAACGCACGGAGTTTGACGTAGGGGCGATTCGAGAATCGCCCGTGTGGAAATTCCATCCCATAACGCACGGAGTTTGAATTGAGGTTGTGGCGGAAGCTTGACCGTTCCGTTAAGATTTAGTGAAGATTGAGAGGGAAGGTGGCAAGCATTCAAGCCCGCGCTCATGAATGGCATCGCAACGAACCCGAAGCGTCCGGAGACCGGAAGGTACTATGAAAGCTCATCCCCGACCTG from Deltaproteobacteria bacterium carries:
- a CDS encoding helix-turn-helix transcriptional regulator; the encoded protein is MAKKKYRPLGARLKRLREEKGLSLETLANETGLAAGFLLEIENEQRIPPVAALLRISRALGVESGYLLRDEEEEAAAEIKRREEVRKRTEDYSYSMLTLDSADKHLKAFRVMIDAGSHHKGVSYQHEGEEFIYVLKGEVEVSVGENLNHMSEGASLHFNSSVVHKLRNPGDKECELLVVLYTP
- the meaB gene encoding methylmalonyl Co-A mutase-associated GTPase MeaB, translating into MNDLVRRLLDGDVRAAARIIRAIDDRQPEARDLLKALYPSTGRAYVIGVTGAPGVGKSTLVDRMVDQLRKLGKTVGVLAVDPTSPFTGGAILGDRIRMQRHCTDEGVFIRSMATRGHFGGLSQSTRSAIDVLDAMGKDVVLVETVGVGQDEIEVVATAHTTIITVVPGMGDDIQAIKAGILEVGDLFVINKCERQGADRTLQELNMMLEMEGRHLRDEGWRPPVIKTEAVTNTGIDRLMTEIENHRRYLYDNDRKKLNRRLRSKFRTELLDQVKLAILERLLGDIEKSGELDRMVDELVARTSDPYTVCDRLVQQLMDR
- a CDS encoding acyl-CoA dehydrogenase family protein, yielding MDFELTEEQKMVQEMARRFAETEIRPVAAELDRTHKHPGEICSKLGELKFMGIAVPEQYGGGGMDNVSYVVALIEISKACASTGVIMSVNNSLYCFPVMAYGSHEQKEKYLYPVASGEKIGCYGLTEANAGSDPASMRTNAEEVSDGWVINGTKRFITSGNVASYCVLAAVTDKGKGYRGISSFVVNLKEIKGFSVGRVEEKMGIKASGTAEMIFDNAFVPKDALLGSAGGGFKQMLTTLDGGRVGIAAQAIGIGRAVLEEAVEYAKTREQFGKPISSFQAIQWKLADMVTQIDAAELLTLKAANLEDQHKPFERAAAMAKMFASDAAMNAAVEGVQILGGYGYCQEYAMERHMRDAKICQIYEGTNEIMRLVIANTLLKSK
- a CDS encoding enoyl-CoA hydratase/isomerase family protein, with the protein product MSYETLLFEKDENIAIITFNRPDVLNAINQQVVSELDQALDAVAADPEIKALVLTGAGGKAFVAGADIKSMVSLTPVEAKRFAAAGQDVLFKLQFLHTPTIAAVNGFALGGGLEIAMSCDFIYASDRSKFGQPEINLGVIPGWGGTQRLTRLVGKPMAKELCLTGAVIKADEAKAIGLINKVFPADGLMTEVIKTAKLMASKGRVALRAIKHSIDRGFDMDVRNAMAYEVESFATCFSSEDQKEGMSAFLEKRPAVFKGTL
- a CDS encoding arsenate reductase ArsC produces the protein MDKIRVLFICTHNSGRSQMAEAFMNALAGDRFHAESAGLEPKPIQPLVIQAMKEVGIDISRSQSKSAFRFFKEGRTYSYVITVCENEVEDKCPTFPGIQRRIFSGFDDPSKFEGTDEEKLEKIRRVRDQIKARVEEWIGNLR